From Fluviispira vulneris, a single genomic window includes:
- a CDS encoding branched-chain amino acid transport system II carrier protein, translating to MSAQVRSVAKIKIFIAGFAAFAMFFGSGNLVFPLLLGSKSPTNWFYSSLGLAITGVLVPFLGLVAMTCLKGSQDAFFRWLGKVAGWIIPFLILLLIGPFGVIPRCIAVGYGAWQSFSEQTPLWLFALGCVAVIWLATFSNRKLVDVVGKYFTPFKLGALAIVIGGSFYFAITSQQGIVSSSAAVSPATSFKESFFEGYHTMDLMAALFFGVSLVHYFKAKENDIIPFKPTLIAMAIGMFLLFVVYMALVYLGAAYSSQISHLPATQMLPEIASIALGETSDYLISFTLVVSCLTTAVALTAVSVDFICEKVAFLREKRQLTLVLCLIVTFIIAMTGFTGIMSLMAPILSWLYPFVIGLTILNIAVHFYKIRKSSKLDHRSKKAA from the coding sequence ATGTCTGCTCAAGTTAGATCGGTTGCAAAAATCAAAATATTTATAGCGGGTTTTGCAGCATTTGCAATGTTTTTTGGCTCTGGAAATCTCGTGTTTCCACTCCTTTTAGGAAGTAAGAGTCCAACTAATTGGTTTTATTCCTCATTAGGACTTGCAATTACGGGTGTTTTGGTCCCATTTTTAGGTCTCGTCGCAATGACATGTTTAAAAGGCTCACAAGATGCTTTTTTCCGTTGGCTTGGAAAAGTAGCAGGATGGATTATTCCTTTCTTAATCCTTTTACTTATAGGCCCATTTGGCGTCATTCCCCGCTGTATTGCAGTGGGCTATGGTGCATGGCAATCTTTTTCAGAACAAACTCCTCTTTGGTTATTTGCCTTGGGGTGTGTAGCTGTTATATGGCTTGCAACCTTTAGTAATCGCAAACTTGTTGATGTTGTTGGAAAATACTTTACACCTTTTAAATTGGGTGCATTGGCAATCGTGATCGGTGGTTCATTTTATTTCGCTATAACCTCGCAACAGGGTATAGTGAGCAGTTCTGCAGCTGTTTCACCAGCAACTTCATTTAAGGAAAGCTTTTTTGAAGGTTATCACACTATGGATCTTATGGCTGCGCTCTTTTTTGGAGTGAGTCTCGTTCATTATTTCAAAGCAAAAGAAAATGATATTATTCCATTTAAACCGACATTAATTGCAATGGCAATTGGAATGTTTTTATTATTTGTCGTTTATATGGCACTTGTTTATTTAGGTGCAGCATACTCTAGTCAAATATCTCATCTCCCCGCTACACAAATGCTGCCAGAAATTGCTAGTATTGCTTTGGGCGAAACATCTGATTATTTAATTTCATTCACTTTAGTCGTATCTTGTTTAACGACCGCTGTGGCATTGACTGCTGTGTCAGTTGATTTTATTTGTGAAAAAGTTGCTTTTTTACGAGAAAAGCGTCAGCTAACACTTGTTCTATGTCTAATTGTTACATTTATAATAGCAATGACTGGATTTACAGGAATTATGTCACTCATGGCGCCAATTTTATCCTGGCTATATCCATTTGTCATTGGACTCACAATTTTAAATATCGCTGTTCATTTTTATAAAATCCGAAAATCTTCTAAATTAGATCATAGATCTAAAAAAGCAGCTTAG
- a CDS encoding alpha/beta fold hydrolase, with the protein MHLFQDCFTEVNGYKTRYWSVGEGSSVILLLHGFALSVEFWSENILEFSKTHRVIALDLLGFGLTDKPKTKPQLDEHPQFVFDFLQKLHIKKVKVVGHSMGGLISIKLAQMHPEMVESLVLVGSAGFKREIPIHFSILSLPFVGEILVKPNKRGIASALRKNTYDKNIIKKDKIDLLYNMSLHPQMGKTLLWINRSAINIFGFKNKIIKTIKKEIHKLHMPVLIIWGREDSIIYVSHAHAGQELIKHAQVVIFENCGHLPQIEYPKKFNDLVINFFSQENTL; encoded by the coding sequence ATGCATTTATTTCAAGATTGTTTTACCGAAGTCAATGGATATAAAACACGTTATTGGTCGGTAGGTGAAGGATCTTCTGTCATTTTATTACTCCACGGTTTTGCTTTGTCAGTTGAATTTTGGAGTGAAAATATCTTAGAATTTTCCAAGACTCATAGAGTTATTGCACTTGATTTACTTGGATTTGGTTTAACAGATAAACCAAAGACAAAACCACAATTAGATGAACACCCTCAATTTGTTTTTGATTTTTTGCAAAAGTTACATATCAAAAAAGTTAAAGTCGTTGGGCATTCTATGGGCGGACTTATTTCAATTAAACTTGCACAAATGCATCCAGAAATGGTTGAAAGTTTAGTTCTTGTTGGAAGTGCAGGATTCAAAAGAGAAATTCCTATACATTTCTCAATTTTATCTCTACCTTTTGTGGGTGAAATATTGGTTAAACCTAATAAAAGAGGCATAGCAAGTGCATTACGTAAAAATACATATGATAAAAATATTATAAAAAAAGACAAAATTGATCTGTTGTATAATATGTCACTTCATCCGCAAATGGGTAAAACTTTATTATGGATAAATAGAAGTGCTATAAATATTTTTGGTTTTAAAAATAAAATAATAAAAACCATTAAGAAAGAAATTCATAAATTACACATGCCCGTTTTAATCATATGGGGTAGAGAAGACTCCATAATTTATGTGAGTCATGCCCATGCGGGACAAGAGCTTATAAAGCATGCTCAAGTTGTTATTTTTGAAAACTGCGGGCATTTACCGCAGATCGAGTATCCAAAAAAATTCAACGACCTCGTTATTAATTTTTTTTCGCAGGAAAACACTCTTTAA